In Miscanthus floridulus cultivar M001 chromosome 5, ASM1932011v1, whole genome shotgun sequence, one genomic interval encodes:
- the LOC136450577 gene encoding uncharacterized protein isoform X1, translating to MVVYFKARPDAGDYTIYMGADKNENEELIKYGLPEDVWFHVDKVSSTHVYLRLKKGETIDTISEGLLEDCAQLVKAHSIQGKKMNNVEVIYTPWSNLKKSPSMHVGQVGFHNPRMVITQVHVLTVEKRVNEIINRLNKTRVERRADLKAEKEATNAAEKAERKMQLKEKKRKEEMERLEKEKWAEIRSYKGLMVAEKMTSNRQIASAGKSMQEMEDEFV from the exons ATGGTGGTCTACTTCAAGGCGCGTCCGGACGCCGGCGACTACACCATCTACATGGGCGCCGACAAGAACGAGAACGAGGAGCTCATCAAGTACGGCCTCCCCGAGGACGTCTG GTTCCATGTGGACAAGGTATCCTCGACGCACGTCTATTTGAGGCTAAAGAAAGGCGAGACCATAGATACCATCAGCGAGGGCCTCTTGGAGGACTGTGCACAGCTCGTAAAGGCTCATTCCATTCAAG GGAAGAAGATGAACAACGTTGAGGTGATCTACACGCCCTGGTCTAATCTCAAGAAGTCGCCATCCATGCATGTTGGCCAAGTTGGCTTCCACAACCCACGGATGGTAATCACTCAG GTCCATGTGCTTACAGTCGAGAAGCGTGTCAACGAGATCATCAACAGGTTGAATAAAACCCGGGTAGAACGTCGAGCAGACTTGAAAG CCGAGAAAGAGGCAACAAATGCAGCAGAAAAGGCCGAGAGGAAGATGCAGCTGAAAGAGAAG AAgcggaaggaggagatggagaggCTGGAGAAGGAGAAGTGGGCGGAGATACGGAGCTACAAGGGCCTCATGGTGGCCGAGAAGATGACGTCTAACCGCCAGATCGCCTCGGCCGGCAAGTCCATGCAGGAAATGGAGGATGAGTTCGTCTGA
- the LOC136450576 gene encoding receptor-like protein 51 yields MPPLVPTIPSRRALPIHQSARIRRWRAAPAPCPWRARFTQRRSSSLLAALKKARSLSRVPTHARSRSLRQSPLCVPALRPRTGMDAAALFLSRLLPLLVAAAIAGAAPLDPQQLLALRALGLGAVNASYDAGAPFRRVTSLALTNCSDTTSVSAAALEALAPSLRTLAFSDCPAAPPRALPPEQLASGLQAFSCTASLHRLSAVWLSHLTNLTELTVADTPLATGSPTELAVVVSHMECLTRLTISNANLSGFLPHHWHCPNLTHLDLSGNRITGAIPDTLTLLAGITHINLSSNVLNGPIPTSIGDLISLTTLDLSNNTISGGIPDTLSTLPELEVLNLGSNRLNGSIPLFLAEMRGLRELNLENNDFDGMVPFTAKFLSRLRVFRSAGNGKLCYNRSVLFAEIAVGVAPCDKYGFPVLPPPATARSERSADYDDGGGDREADAGADTRGGPSATVLGVAIGLSCLAFLVILLVCICKVCR; encoded by the coding sequence ATGCCGCCCCTCGTCCCCACAATACCCAGCCGGCGCGCCCTGCCCATCCATCAATCCGCGCGCATCCGACGGTGGAGAGCGGCTCCGGCCCCGTGCCCGTGGAGAGCGCGGTTCACACAGcgccgctcctcctccctcctcgcgGCTTTGAAGAAGGCAAGAAGCCTTTCTCGGGTTCCCACCCACGCGCGCTCTCGCTCGCTTCGCCAATCGCCACTGTGCGTGCCTGCTCTGCGTCCACGGACGGGAATGGACGCCGCTGCCCTCTTCCTCTCtcgcctcctccccctcctcgtcgCCGCGGCCATCGCGGGCGCGGCGCCGCTGGACCCGCAGCAGCTGCTGGCGCTGCGCGCGCTCGGCCTGGGCGCGGTGAACGCTTCCTACGACGCGGGGGCGCCGTTCCGGCGCGTCACGTCGCTCGCCCTCACGAACTGCTCCGACACCACCTCCGTCTCGGCCGCGGCGCTCGAGGCGCTCGCGCCGTCGCTCCGGACGCTGGCATTCTCCGACTGCCCGGCCGCGCCGCCACGAGCTCTGCCCCCGGAGCAGCTGGCGTCCGGGCTCCAGGCGTTCTCCTGCACCGCCTCGCTCCACCGCCTCTCCGCCGTGTGGCTCTCTCACCTCACCAATCTTACAGAGCTCACCGTCGCGGACACGCCCCTCGCCACGGGCTCCCCAACCGAGCTCGCAGTCGTcgtctcccacatggagtgcctCACCCGCCTCACCATCTCCAACGCCAACCTCTCTGGCTTCCTCCCGCACCACTGGCATTGCCCCAACCTCACTCACCTCGACCTGTCTGGCAACCGCATCACCGGCGCCATCCCAGACACCCTCACGCTCCTCGCCGGCATCACCCACATCAACCTCAGCTCCAACGTTCTCAATGGGCCCATCCCCACCTCCATCGGCGATCTCATTTCGCTCACCACCCTGGACCTGTCCAATAACACAATCTCCGGTGGCATCCCCGACACCCTCTCTACGCTGCCGGAGCTGGAGGTGCTCAACCTGGGCTCCAACCGGCTCAACGGCAGCATACCGCTGTTCCTGGCCGAGATGCGGGGGCTGAGGGAGCTCAACCTCGAGAACAACGACTTCGACGGCATGGTGCCGTTCACCGCCAAGTTCCTGTCCAGGCTGCGCGTGTTCAGGTCCGCCGGGAACGGCAAGCTGTGCTACAACCGGTCCGTGCTGTTCGCCGAGATCGCCGTGGGCGTGGCGCCGTGCGACAAGTACGGGTTCCCGGTGCTGCCGCCCCCGGCCACGGCGCGGTCGGAGCGAAGCGCGGACTACGACGACGGCGGTGGGGACAGAGAGGCGGACGCCGGCGCCGACACGAGGGGTGGACCCAGCGCGACGGTGCTCGGGGTGGCCATTGGGCTGTCCTGCCTGGCGTTCCTGGTCATCTTGCTCGTTTGCATCTGCAAGGTGTGCCGCTGA
- the LOC136450577 gene encoding uncharacterized protein isoform X2, with amino-acid sequence MVVYFKARPDAGDYTIYMGADKNENEELIKYGLPEDVWFHVDKVSSTHVYLRLKKGETIDTISEGLLEDCAQLVKAHSIQGKKMNNVEVIYTPWSNLKKSPSMHVGQVGFHNPRMVHVLTVEKRVNEIINRLNKTRVERRADLKAEKEATNAAEKAERKMQLKEKKRKEEMERLEKEKWAEIRSYKGLMVAEKMTSNRQIASAGKSMQEMEDEFV; translated from the exons ATGGTGGTCTACTTCAAGGCGCGTCCGGACGCCGGCGACTACACCATCTACATGGGCGCCGACAAGAACGAGAACGAGGAGCTCATCAAGTACGGCCTCCCCGAGGACGTCTG GTTCCATGTGGACAAGGTATCCTCGACGCACGTCTATTTGAGGCTAAAGAAAGGCGAGACCATAGATACCATCAGCGAGGGCCTCTTGGAGGACTGTGCACAGCTCGTAAAGGCTCATTCCATTCAAG GGAAGAAGATGAACAACGTTGAGGTGATCTACACGCCCTGGTCTAATCTCAAGAAGTCGCCATCCATGCATGTTGGCCAAGTTGGCTTCCACAACCCACGGATG GTCCATGTGCTTACAGTCGAGAAGCGTGTCAACGAGATCATCAACAGGTTGAATAAAACCCGGGTAGAACGTCGAGCAGACTTGAAAG CCGAGAAAGAGGCAACAAATGCAGCAGAAAAGGCCGAGAGGAAGATGCAGCTGAAAGAGAAG AAgcggaaggaggagatggagaggCTGGAGAAGGAGAAGTGGGCGGAGATACGGAGCTACAAGGGCCTCATGGTGGCCGAGAAGATGACGTCTAACCGCCAGATCGCCTCGGCCGGCAAGTCCATGCAGGAAATGGAGGATGAGTTCGTCTGA